Proteins from a genomic interval of Acinonyx jubatus isolate Ajub_Pintada_27869175 chromosome B4, VMU_Ajub_asm_v1.0, whole genome shotgun sequence:
- the PROSER2 gene encoding proline and serine-rich protein 2, which translates to MPVSRQQSESSEMEPDASPGGRLGDLSRGGSLESGSSGSRSRSVTLDDESLKYLTHEEKDVILFFEETIDSLEDDCEEQVLCDSGVHSHSPGSLDESASSHSEPGDVLDLVQPAPEEGEPELLPAATETAGAGPAGKEDSPVFECGKPEAQGRPSPDPEAPEAPPVLPSQPVAAPATEPPRRELPASAAPAEHPKLPRSVPTPLVIAQKMSEKLAGSETFSPASPTEEGRPGEWRTLPSATPRTGGRLPWHRHPAQPVPKVHRFPSNISVTNSAGKEFNKTISRAAVSVQERKARVLANINGVSFLSPGDPEGRAPGGDLAEQGSSGSPEQGPRGRSEAGPVHEAVSVQAGGQPGAQRSRGVQTEWSPPLANGFQSIHDVLKSEPSAFVSTGKTVTFRPDPALTSKLARQNASKSFYEHRQPDCGQDARKRSGSLPRAVGFRPQGITVQFSGRGSTEEARREALRKLGLLKENL; encoded by the exons GATGATGAGAGCCTCAAGTACCTGACACATGAGGAAAAGGATGTCATCCTGTTTTTTGAAGAGACTATTGATTCCCTGGAAGATGATTGTGAGGAGCAAGTCCTGTGTGACAGCGGCGTGCACTCCCACTCTCCAGGGTCTCTGGACGAGAGTGCTTCCAGTCACTCGGAGCCAGGAGATGTCCTCGATTTAGTGCAGCCGGCACCTGAGGAGGGGGAACCCGAGCTCCTCCCGGCTGCGACTGAGACAGCAG GGGCTGGCCCTGCCGGGAAGGAAGACAGTCCTGTCTTCGAATGCGGGAAACCAGAAGCCCAGGGTCGTCCATCACCAGACCCCGAGGCTCCAGAGGCCCCTCCTGTGCTGCCCTCCCAACCGGTGGCCGCCCCGGcgacagagccccccaggagAGAGCTGCCGGCCTCCGCTGCTCCCGCGGAGCACCCCAAACTGCCCCGCTCCGTTCCCACCCCCCTGGTTATCGCTCAGAAAATGTCTGAGAAGTTGGCGGGAAGTGAAACATTTTCACCGGCGTCCCCCACCGAGGAGGGCAGGCCCGGGGAGTGGAGGACGCTGCCCTCGGCGACCCCTCGTACGGGGGGCCGCCTCCCGTGGCACAGACACCCGGCGCAGCCGGTGCCCAAGGTTCACCGCTTCCCCAGCAACATCAGCGTGACCAACAGCGCGGGGAAGGAGTTCAACAAGACCATCTCCAGGGCGGCGGTCAGCGTGCAGGAGCGGAAGGCCCGGGTGTTGGCCAACATCAACGGGGTCTCTTTCCTGTCCCCGGGGGACCCTGAAGGCCGGGCCCCCGGGGGTGACCTCGCGGAGCAGGGGAGCAGCGGCTCTCCGGAGCAGGGGCCGCGTGGCCGGAGCGAGGCCGGCCCCGTCCACGAAGCCGTGTCCGTGCAGGCCGGCGGGCAGCCCGGCGCTCAGCGGTCCCGAGGCGTGCAGACGGAATGGTCCCCACCGCTGGCCAACGGCTTCCAGAGCATCCACGATGTCCTGAAGAGCGAGCCCAGTGCCTTCGTCTCGACCGGAAAAACTGTCACCTTCCGTCCAGACCCGGCTCTCACCAGCAAACTCGCTCGCCAGAACGCCAGCAAGAGCTTTTATGAGCACCGGCAGCCGGACTGCGGCCAGGATGCTAGGAAGCGGTCAGGTTCACTGCCCAGGGCTGTGGGCTTCAGACCCCAGGGCATCACCGTCCAGTTCTCTGGCCGCGGTTCCACGGAGGAGGCCCGCCGGGAGGCCCTGCGGAAGCTCGGCCTCCTCAAGGAGAACTTGTGA